GACTACCGCCCGTTGCATCGTCGACGGCGCCGTCCAGAATATGCGACTCTGAGCAGGCAGTTCGAGCCGGGGCAGCGGCGGCTACGTGCACACCGTCAAATTGGCCAGACGGCACGACTACTACAATGGCCACGACTACGACATCGGCGTGCTGAGCGTGTTAGAGCACTTCGTCTTCGGTCCCGGAGTGCAGGTCATAACCGTCAGCTGGAACGAGACAGCAGTAGGGAGCCCCGCCACGGTCGCCGGCTGGGGCGCCTCCTCTTCTGACGGCAGCCTCCCCTCTGAACTCCGGGCCATCAATATCGAAATCATAGACACCGCCATGTGCAATGCCACCTACGGCAATCTCACCAGACACATGATCTGTGCCGGAGTGAGTGAAGGCGGCAAGGACGTTTGCGTGGGCGACGAGGGCAGTCCTCTGATGTCCGGTTCAACGCAGGTTGGAATCGTCTCCGCGAGCAGCGGGTGTGGACTACCCGGTTATCCTGGCATCTACACCTATATTTTCCCTTTGCGCTACTGGATTCA
The genomic region above belongs to Schistocerca serialis cubense isolate TAMUIC-IGC-003099 chromosome 6, iqSchSeri2.2, whole genome shotgun sequence and contains:
- the LOC126484937 gene encoding trypsin alpha-3-like → MSRLGQLVLLALALSAAGAYAAVRNLAIPSRPRLSGRIVGGAPANITQYPWQLYFITGGYVHTVKLARRHDYYNGHDYDIGVLSVLEHFVFGPGVQVITVSWNETAVGSPATVAGWGASSSDGSLPSELRAINIEIIDTAMCNATYGNLTRHMICAGVSEGGKDVCVGDEGSPLMSGSTQVGIVSASSGCGLPGYPGIYTYIFPLRYWIHENAGV